The following nucleotide sequence is from Glycine max cultivar Williams 82 chromosome 9, Glycine_max_v4.0, whole genome shotgun sequence.
AACGAATTTGAAAGAAAGATTAAAGGTAGAAACATATTTTAATGTAAGAATTGACCCAAtatgtctttatttataattagagtATTATgaacttattatttactctatttttctttattttattattttataaaaataaactctattttctctttattaaatgaatatatataacagcttttttatttactaaaaatacatatttattttatttaccttaaaattattattttaattaataaaattatttttccttatgtatttaattataaaaacctcgttattttttaaaactttatttatttttaaatgaaatactttttaatttatttgatgaaAAACGAAATGTACAAAAAAAGTGCCTATTCTATCATGGCCTCAGAGTGGGGATTAGAAGATAACTTGAGAGACCCCAAGGATAAGTGGGGTAGGGATTTGGCCTCATGAATGGGGGTGGGGAGCACAAGAGGTGGGGAGCACAAGATTTGGCCTCATGAAAGGAGAGGAGATTGCAAAGAGAATCAAAGAGATGATGAACAATGAATCTCTGAGGGTCGGTAAGAGCTGCAGAAATGGAGGCAGCTAGGAAGGCGGCTGGTGGTGTTGGGGGGAGTTGCGAGGTTATTATTAAGAGACAAATTGAGGAGTGGAACAGGAATTCTCAAGCTACTTAGATATCAATACTCAGTAGTACTTTGTTACAAAGGCTAAGTAGTAGTTAGTTGTTATGATGTTTGTGGTTATATTTTCAACTTGGTAGAGCTTTTGTTGGGtgtttaatgttttaattttgtaacaaaatatttacttagtttattttgttttaatggatTGGGCAAGCGGTACTCTCGCCACTTAATTTATTGTGTAAGTTCTCTCTAGGTTTTACTTCATTTGTGATGTTTAGTCATATATAGCTAGGCAGTGCTGTTTGTGTTTTACTTCATTTGTAATACTATATGTTTCTAGTGGGCGACCGAGCTAGGTGATTGTAAAGTTACTTTCTTATTCACTTTGAATTGATCTCGTAACATTAAATTGTACAGTCACTCTAGACGCAGAAAGCTATACACTAAAAAACATGAACTAAAAAACTATAGACACAAAAAGCCTTCCAAAATGCTATTTCTATAGTACCCACAGGCTAATAAAACAGAGCCTCCCACGAAGCTAAGAGATGTGGACAAGCACAGAAGCGGATTCATACACCAACCGAGAAAACGAGACCAGGTTTGGGGACATTTTACAATGGAAACTAAAAACAACGCTATTCCTGTGGTATTGCTATCTCCACTCCCATAAATACGCTCTCCCTCCATTTACCATGGAAACCACTCCAGAACAAAGTGTTTTATCCATTTTCCACCAGTCTAACGGCCACCTTCATTGCAATGTAAAAGCCTCCATTGTAAATCACGAATATGCATGCCAATTGCAAACAATGACAAAGACGAACAGAAACTAGAAATTttcaaaagactaaaaatagaaagtaacttgtttatttattatcaagTCCGTGGCAAGGAACTCAACATGAGAATTACCATATATGCAGCAAAAGCATAAAGTAGTTCATTACACTTattcattattctttaattaGTTTTGTTATCAATTCAATAATCAAGCCCGCTGGAACTTCACTTTGTATGGTTCAGAACTTAGAGCAAGACGTTTGCCATATTCATCCTGGTATATTCCAATATCACTGCATGGATAACTGCAATCGTTGCACACACTTGGACAGTACACCAACTTGTAAGCATCCTCATACTTCTCAATCTTGAACCAATTCGCCACGGTTTGCGAACCGGGGTTGCCGAAATCACCACCAGTAGTCACAAACCACTGTGATGTTGAATAATCATAGTCCTTAAGCTTCCACACTGTGGTCTGTGGACAACTTGTGCCAACGGGGAAATAGATGTTGAGATCAGTGGAAACACGAATGACACCTTTGTTAAAATTAACAGGTGTAAAGATCAAAGGCTGGCCTTGGTAACCATCAACAGCTACAACATCAAGTGGGCAATCTGCACCTGTGCTTGCCATATCAAGGCCACCTAAATCGGGGGAAGCCGGAACGATGTAGTAACTCGAACGAGCTCGAACTATCTTCCCTGCTGTGTCCAGCACTTGCTCAGGTGCAGGACCAGCTGCACCAAGAAGTGCCTTTGTGCTCAAGGCAACTATAAGGACCAATATTACCAATGTCATCttcatttttctgtttttagttttatgtttttgtaACTTGTGATGGATATGGAAGAAAAGGGAGATTTATATATAGGTCAGGAAGATTCAAGTTTGTACAATTGGCCTATAATCCATGTACAAAGGGAGATTTTCTAATCCATGTACCCATGTGCACCAAAGTCATGGATTTTCGCTTATACAATTGGCCTATAAATTAAGATTCAAGTTTGTCAGCAAGATTTGGAAAGTTCCACATAATCTGATTGGCTGGACTCTAAGTTTCAGAGGAACTTCGAGGTTTACACACAGTCATTCAGTGCCTAACATCTTGTATCATGTTTACGATCAAGTAAGTCTGTTTCGTCTGTTTAGTACGTAAAAGTATAAGGACGCACACAGACtactgcattttcatttttttaattaagctcTCTATTGTGAGATTAAcgaattttccatttttttagattaactttttctttttgtcttccAATTTAATTAGGCAGGTGGGGGCAGAAAAAAGATGTGGATATTCAATCTGATAGCAATCCATTATTTTGCCGTCGTCTCTCAGAAATTCAAACTTTTTTACGAGAACCATGAATTCTGCACGCAGTATTTCTTATGAGCTTTAATTAACAGATTTTCCCACTACTTtagttgtaatatatatatatatatatatatatatatatatatatatatatatatatatatatatatatatatatatatatatatatatagtttgtaaattaaagtttgttcacttcattgaatttttttatatatttattatatatattacactATTGAATTATAGGAACCATTAAAGGGGGGCAAATCCCATTCTTTTTATAGAATTCATTGAGTTTTTATATGTGACAAATCCTATGAATCTTAGAACtttaattactttataaaattgtttttctgataaaaaaaaaaaagtacgtaACCTCTCTCCTTTAATTTCCTCTCCAATACTCTTTTTATTAGGTATATGCCTTACTATTTTGGATAAATTACATGTTGCACTTTTAGATACACAAGTTATATAGtctcttgttatttttaaatgatctaATCAATGCtctaatggttaaaaaaattagattaaattactcatttgatccttatagtttatgatttttatctttttggttcttatagtttgaaagtgatgtttttagtccctataatttatattttaattcttttttagtccgtataattttgaaagtgatttttttaatccatataattttttattttaattcttttttagtccttatagtttgaaagtagtTTTTTTAGTCTTATAATTTATACTATAATTCCATTGTAGttcttaccatcaaaatatgaataatattattaattacaattaactacaaaaactaatattaacaagtaattcgtaactaatttatcataagataatttgtaataaaaaaaataattgataatttataactaatttgtaactaattatttttatatatttttttataataaggactaaaatgtaattaaaatacaaattataggtactaaaaatatcactttcaaactatagaaattgaaagataattaaaatacaaactataaagactaaaaaaaacacttttaaaaaccactttcaaactatatgtactaaaaatgtaagaatcatgaaactatagggaccaaatgagtaatttaaccaaaaaattatatatatatatatatatatatatatatatatatatatatatatatatatatatatatatatatatatattatcgcATCAAAATGTCCTTATCAGTGTGTTGTCATTACtagaaaaaacacttttaacattggttattttagacatttaacatcaattttaaagcAATTTTGAAATGAACATCATTAAAAGTATGCCATTTTTAACATCAATGTTAAAATCCACTATACCACACTGGTTCTCCCCAAAACCAATGTAGTATAGAAGTaacaaatagaaagaaaaaaaggcatAAACAACATCAATTCTACCAACACTGATGTTGTATAGTACTTATAACATCTGTTTTtgacaaaatcgatgttgtattaTGCTATACAACATGAGTTTTTCCATAATCGATGTTGTAAGTATTATACAACATTAGTTAGGgaaaaatcaatattataatACATCATACAACATCATTTTTGGGGAGAATCAATGTTGTAATAAAGTCAATACACAAACATCATCTATAACCTAAGATTTACATAAGTCTAACATTTACAAAATTTCTTAAATACTACTTAGTGCTTCATTTTTAACTCTTAACAAACATCTTACCCACTGAATGTGAATTGTCTTTATCCTCTCAGGTTTCAATTGTCTTGGATCAATAAAGTActacatgataaaataaaatataaattattaatgtaaatAATAACAACTATAACAAATGGAATTagttttgaaataaacaattatcatttttcaattatccTTGAAGCCTACTAGGATTATGATTGAAATTCAATGCATGACGTAATAGttgcactcagtgcttcctatTTTCTTATTACACTAAATTCGGTAAGATGTT
It contains:
- the LOC100527782 gene encoding kunitz family trypsin and protease inhibitor protein precursor; protein product: MKMTLVILVLIVALSTKALLGAAGPAPEQVLDTAGKIVRARSSYYIVPASPDLGGLDMASTGADCPLDVVAVDGYQGQPLIFTPVNFNKGVIRVSTDLNIYFPVGTSCPQTTVWKLKDYDYSTSQWFVTTGGDFGNPGSQTVANWFKIEKYEDAYKLVYCPSVCNDCSYPCSDIGIYQDEYGKRLALSSEPYKVKFQRA